In Anabas testudineus chromosome 12, fAnaTes1.2, whole genome shotgun sequence, one genomic interval encodes:
- the LOC113159558 gene encoding disheveled-associated activator of morphogenesis 2-like gives MQPDEFFGIFDTFLQSFSEARQDLENMQRRKDEEERRARMEAMLKEQRERERRAKKGGTSDEVDGEFDDLVSALRSGEVFDKDLNKFKRNRKRSVNQLVEGGGRERAVTKVNY, from the exons aTGCAGCCCGATGAGTTCTTCGGGATCTTCGACACATTCTTGCAGTCGTTCAGCGAAGCGCGGCAGGACCTGGAGAACATGCAGCGACGCAAGgacgaggaggagaggagggctCGAATGGAGGCCATG CTGAAGGAGCAGAGGGAACGGGAACGGCGGGCCAAGAAAGGCGGCACTTCAGACGAGGTCGACGGGGAGTTCGACGACCTGGTCTCGGCGCTGCGTTCCGGCGAGGTCTTCGACAAGGACCTGAACAAGTTCAAGCGGAACCGCAAGCGCTCCGTCAACCAGCTGGTGGAGGGTGGTGGCCGCGAACGAGCCGTCACAAAGGTCAACTACTAG
- the LOC113158559 gene encoding interferon-inducible GTPase 5-like codes for NLAIGTWNCSDIDKVKEKLQNNDTVAAAAKIQSYLEEQNNVPLNIGITGESGSGKSTFVNVIRGLNSKDDGAAPTGCVETTMEVKSYPHPNYPNVIFWDLPGVGTTNFPADKYLKHVGFERFDFFIIISADRFRENDVKLALEIKRMQKKFYFVRSKIDHNLRDERDDQGSEFNEKQTLDRIRTNCIQGLQTQGLEDTNVFLVSNRKLHLFDFPLLQQTLERELPAHKRDALLFAMPNINLEIIQKKKEAFQAQIKYFASVSALIASAPVPGVSVAADAAMMATTVAQYQVTFGLDDESLQTLALTAHVSFDDLKAVMTSPLAAQKITKELIIKVISFSVSEVALMAAEEGARFIPIFGIPAAMSMSFICTYRALSMFLDMLADDAQRVFRRALGLDTSV; via the exons aatctggcaattgggacatggaattGCTCAGATATTGATAAAgttaaagaaaagctgcagaacaatGATACAGTTGCAGCCGCTGCAAAGATCCAGAGCTATTTGGAAGAGCAGAATAACGTTCCACTAAATATTGGCATCACAGGAGAGTCTGGCTCTGGTAAATCCACATTTGTTAATGTCATCAGAGGTTTAAACAGCAAGGATGATGGAGCTGCTCCTACTGGTTGTGTAGAAACCACCATGGAGGTTAAATCCTACCCTCATCCAAACTATCCCAATGTTATTTTCTGGGATCTTCCTGGTGTTGGTACCACCAATTTTCCTGCTGACAAGTACCTGAAGCATGTTGGATTTGAAAGGTTTgacttcttcatcatcatctcagCCGATCGCTTCAGAGAAAATGATGTGAAGCTCGCTCTGGAAATCAAGAGGATGCAGAAAAAGTTCTACTTTGTTCGCTCAAAGATCGACCACAACctgagagatgagagagatgaTCAGGGTTCAGAGTTCAATGAAAAACAGACCCTTGATCGAATCAGGACAAACTGCATTCAAG GTCTCCAAACACAAGGACTTGAGGATACAAACGTCTTCCTGGTGTCCAACCGTAAGCTCCACCTGTTTGATTTCCCTCTGTTACAGCAGACCCTAGAAAGAGAACTTCCTGCTCACAAGAGGGATGCTCTGCTGTTTGCTATGCCCAATATCAACCTGGAGATCAtccagaagaagaaagaggctTTTCAGGcccaaataaaatattttgcatCCGTTTCTGCACTCATAGCATCTGCACCAGTGCCCGGAGTCTCTGTTGCTGCTGATGCAGCCATGATGGCTACAACTGTCGCACAGTACCAAGTTACGTTTGGTCTTGATGATGAGTCACTGCAGACTCTTGCTCTCACTGCACATGTGTCTTTTGATGATCTTAAAGCAGTGATGACATCACCTCTAGCtgcacaaaaaataacaaaagagcTGATCATTAAGGTAATATCCTTTTCTGTAAGTGAAGTTGCATTAATGGCAGCAGAGGAAGGGGCAAGATTTATTCCAATATTTGGCATCCCAGCAGCAATGTCAATGTCTTTTATCTGCACCTATAGGGCTCTCAGTATGTTCCTTGACATGCTTGCTGACGATGCACAGAGAGTATTTCGAAGGGCCCTGGGTTTAGACACCTCAGTGTGA
- the LOC113158558 gene encoding interferon-inducible GTPase 5-like, which translates to MLTIVENPFDIEQDIDEIKEKLQNNVTAAAAAMIQSYLEEQNNIPLNIGVTGESGSGKSTFVNVIRGLNSKDDGAAPTGCVETTMEVKSYPHPNYPNVIFWDLPGVGTTNFPADKYLKHVGFERFDFFIIVSADRFRENDVKLALEIKRMKKKFYFVRSKIDHNLRDERDDQGSEFNEKQTLDRIRTNCIQGLQKQGLEDTNVFLVSSRKLHLFDFPLLQQTLERELPAHKRDALLFAMPNINLEIIQKKKEAFQAQIKYFASVSALIASVPVPGLSVAADAAMMATTVAKYQVTFGLDSESLKTLALTAHVSFDDLKAVITSPLAAQKITTELIIKLLYFSVSETVLMAAEEGARFIPFFGIPVAMSVSFTFTYRALNMFLDMLADDAQRVFRRALGLDTSV; encoded by the exons atgATCCAGAGCTATTTGGAAGAGCAGAATAACATTCCACTAAATATTGGCGTCACAGGAGAGTCTGGCTCTGGTAAATCCACATTTGTTAATGTCATCAGAGGTTTAAACAGCAAGGATGATGGAGCTGCTCCTACTGGTTGTGTAGAAACCACCATGGAGGTTAAATCCTACCCTCATCCAAACTATCCCAATGTTATTTTCTGGGATCTTCCTGGTGTTGGTACCACCAATTTTCCTGCTGACAAGTACCTGAAGCATGTTGGATTTGAAAGGTTTGACTTCTTCATCATCGTCTCAGCCGATCGCTTCAGAGAAAATGATGTGAAGCTCGCTCTGGAAATcaagaggatgaagaaaaagTTCTACTTTGTTCGCTCAAAGATCGACCACAACctgagagatgagagagatgaTCAGGGTTCAGAGTTCAATGAAAAACAGACCCTTGATCGAATCAGGACAAACTGCATTCAAG GTCTCCAAAAACAAGGACTTGAGGATACAAACGTCTTCCTGGTGTCCAGCCGTAAGCTCCACCTGTTTGATTTCCCTCTGTTACAGCAGACCCTAGAGAGAGAACTTCCTGCTCACAAGAGGGATGCTCTGCTGTTTGCTATGCCCAATATCAACCTGGAGATCAtccagaagaagaaagaggctTTTCAGGcccaaataaaatattttgcatCCGTTTCTGCACTCATAGCATCTGTACCAGTGCCCGGACTCTCTGTTGCTGCTGATGCAGCCATGATGGCTACAACTGTCGCAAAGTACCAAGTTACATTTGGTCTTGATAGTGAGTCACTGAAGACTCTTGCTCTCACAGCACATGTGTCTTTTGATGACCTTAAAGCAGTGATAACATCACCTCTAGCtgcacaaaaaataacaacagagctgatcattaaattattatacTTTTCTGTAAGTGAAACTGTATTAATGGCAGCAGAGGAAGGGGCAAGATTTATTCCATTTTTTGGCATCCCAGTAGCAATGTCAGTGTCTTTTACCTTCACCTATAGGGCTCTCAATATGTTCCTTGACATGCTTGCTGATGATGCACAGAGAGTATTTCGAAGGGCCCTGGGTTTAGACACCTCAGTGTGA